In Marisediminicola antarctica, one DNA window encodes the following:
- a CDS encoding allantoate amidohydrolase gives MPVPTTTEAALIMERCDELATLSRSAEHLERVHLSPEHAAANAVVAGWMTEAGLSSWQDAAGNQCGRLEGATPGLPALLLGSHIDTVPDAGRYDGMLGVLVAIAVAARIAGSGRALPFALEVVAFSDEEGTRFGTALLGSRALAGTWDEAWWELTDSHGISLFEAFQDFGLDPARLPGAFRRPEQLVGYLEAHIEQGRVLDDTDRALAVVTSIAGARRFSLEMTGMAGHAGGTPIELRRDALVGASELVLAVEALSKAHGTIGTVGRLEAFPGGVNVIPGRVEFSLDLRAETDEARDGCWEQIERTAAEICSRRGLSFEATEIYRADAVRCGLGLRRAIGAGIRSTGDGDPLAFYSRAGHDGVAVSAVTEFGMLFIRCAAGVSHHPDESVREDDVAAALDAFEAAVVEVAAQHVALQHAAAAPATP, from the coding sequence ATGCCCGTGCCAACAACCACCGAGGCCGCCCTCATCATGGAGCGCTGCGACGAGCTCGCGACGCTCTCCCGCTCGGCGGAACACCTCGAGCGCGTGCACCTCTCGCCCGAGCATGCCGCCGCCAACGCTGTGGTCGCCGGCTGGATGACCGAGGCTGGCCTGTCGAGTTGGCAGGATGCCGCCGGCAACCAATGCGGGCGCCTCGAGGGAGCCACGCCCGGCCTACCCGCGCTGCTGCTCGGCTCGCACATCGACACCGTGCCCGACGCCGGACGCTACGACGGCATGCTCGGCGTGCTTGTCGCGATCGCCGTCGCCGCCCGCATCGCCGGCTCCGGCCGGGCACTGCCGTTCGCCCTCGAGGTCGTCGCCTTCAGCGACGAGGAGGGCACGCGATTCGGCACGGCGCTGCTTGGCAGTCGCGCCCTTGCCGGCACCTGGGACGAGGCCTGGTGGGAACTGACGGATTCCCACGGCATCAGCCTCTTCGAGGCGTTCCAGGACTTCGGGCTCGACCCCGCACGCCTGCCCGGTGCCTTCCGCCGGCCGGAGCAGCTCGTCGGCTACCTCGAGGCGCACATCGAGCAGGGACGGGTGCTCGACGACACCGACCGCGCCCTCGCGGTCGTCACCTCCATCGCGGGAGCACGCCGGTTCTCGCTCGAGATGACCGGTATGGCCGGACACGCCGGCGGCACCCCGATCGAGCTCCGCCGCGACGCCCTCGTCGGTGCGAGCGAACTCGTCCTCGCCGTCGAGGCGCTGTCGAAGGCCCACGGCACGATTGGTACGGTCGGCCGGCTGGAGGCCTTCCCCGGCGGGGTCAATGTCATCCCCGGCCGGGTCGAGTTCAGCCTCGACCTGCGCGCCGAGACAGACGAGGCGCGGGACGGATGCTGGGAGCAGATCGAGCGGACCGCCGCCGAGATCTGCTCCCGTCGTGGACTGAGCTTCGAGGCGACCGAGATCTACCGGGCGGATGCCGTGAGATGCGGCCTCGGGCTGCGCCGGGCGATCGGCGCGGGCATCCGCTCCACCGGGGACGGCGACCCGCTCGCCTTCTACAGCCGCGCTGGGCACGACGGGGTGGCTGTGTCGGCCGTGACCGAGTTCGGCATGCTCTTCATCCGCTGCGCGGCCGGGGTGAGTCACCACCCCGACGAGTCGGTGCGCGAAGACGACGTTGCAGCCGCCCTCGACGCCTTCGAAGCGGCCGTGGTGGAAGTCGCCGCGCAGCACGTCGCCCTGCAGCACGCCGCCGCGGCTCCCGCCACACCGTGA